The nucleotide window TCCCTATTGGCTGCGCCAATTTGCACCATTTTGTATACGGCATCATCCTTTTAGCTTTTAGCTTTTAGCTTTTAGCTTTTAGCTAAAGCCCTGATAAAAACTATCAATAGGGTTAGCATCGAATGGCGCAATAATTCACTGTAGTTTGCCGCCCTTGTCCACAGGACTCCAAAAAACACGATAAAAACCTAAAGTGGTAAGGGCTCGCAAGATGCACATGACAACAACAGAAATATTCCTGATCGCGATGGTGATCATTTTTACTATTCCCTACCTGATCTGGCGCCTTGGCCGGACAGATTACTGGGCACCCTTGGTGGTCGTTCAAATTATTATGGGGATAGTACTTGGCCCCGGCGTGTTGGGTAACGCTTTTCCTGAATACTACACCTTTGTCTTTAATCCGGATGTCATCAAATCGCTCAACGGTATTGCCTGGTGGGCGGTGATGATTTTTGTGTGGATCGCCGGTATTGAGCTGGATCTGAAAAAAGCCTGGGAATACAAGCGCGAGAGCGGCATCACCGCTGGTTTGGCGCTGGGCACACCACTGCTGTTTGGCTGTGGTGCCGCGGTAGTCTTGATGGGATTTAGCGATGGCTGGATGGGGCCAAAAGGCATGACCTGGCAGTTTATCCTCGGTGTCGGTATGGCCTGTGCGGTAACTGCCTTGCCCATTTTGATCCTGCTAATGGAAAAGCTGGAAATCCTGCGCCAGCCTATTGGCCAACGTATTCTGCGCTATGCCAGCCTCGACGACATTGCCATCTGGGGCGTATTGGCGCTGATCCTGCTGGATTGGGAGCGCGTAGGCCGCCAAGGCATGTTCCTGGTGGGCTTTGCCATCGCTGCTTACCTGTTCCGCAAATTGATGCTGGCCATTCAGGAGAAAGATCGCTGGTATTCCGGTTTTATCTGGCTGGCGGTTATCGGCTTGGCCGCTGATTGGGCAGGTTTGCACTTCATGGTAGGCGCGTTCCTCGCTGGCGCAGTGATGGATGCCGACTGGTTTAATCAGGAAGACATGGACAAGCTGCGCCACTTTGTACTGATGATCATTATGCCGGTGTTCTTCCTCAGTACCGGTCTGCGTACAAACTGGGAGGTGGGCGGCGCTACCGTATTTATCGCAGCAGCCATCCTATTGGTCGCCTCGGTATCGGGTAAGCTGGTGGGCGTTCACGCGGCCGGCAAAATCCTCAAATGGCAAAAAGGCGAAGCATCGATTATCGGTTGGCTGCTGCAAACCAAAGCATTGATTATGATCATCTTTGCCAACGTGCTGCTCGACAAACAGATCATCACCAGTGAGACCTTTACCGCGCTGCTGATCATGGCAGTCGCCAGTACCATGCTAACCGTGCCGGTGGTATCACCCAAGTTGGCCAAAATCAGGGAGCTGATTTTCCGTTCCAAGTAAGTCATCCAGCAGGGAAGGAACGCAATACGGATAAAAAAGCCCCGGATCAGCTGGGGCTTTTTTATTGCTCACAGTGTTGTTTTAGATGACAAAACGCGTGACCAGGCTATTCAATTCGGTCGCCAAACGCGCCAGCTCATAGGTTGCTGCACTGGTTTGATTAGCGCCCGCTGCGGATTGGGTGGATAGATCGCTGATATTGACAATATTGCGGTCAACTTCGCGCGCCACTGCCGCCTGCTCTTCCGATGCGCTGGCAATCAGCAGGTTGCGCTCGCTAATCTGCCCGGCTTTTTGATAGATCTGCTCCAGCGCCTCACCCGCTTGCTCGGCAACACCCAATGTCTGCCCTGCGTGTTGTACGCTGCCGCGCATGGAATCCACCGCCGCCGCGGTACCGCCTTGTACTTTGCTGATCATCTGCTCAATTTCCTGTGTGGACACTTGAGTGCGATGCGCGAGTGCACGCACTTCATCGGCCACTACCGCAAAACCACGCCCCGCTTCGCCCGCGCGTGCCGCCTCAATAGCGGCGTTTAACGCAAGCAGGTTGGTTTGCTCGGCAATCGCGCGAATCACATCCAGCACCTTGCCAATATCCTGGGATTGATCTGCCAGACCACTGATCAGCGCTGAGGTGCGGGTAAATTCTTCGGTCATGGATTTTAATGCCGACACCGTATGGCCAACCTTATCCCGCCCCTCATAAGCAAGGCGTGAGGATTCGTTGGAGGCTTCGGCAGTACTCACGGCATTGCGTGCTACTTCGTCCACTGCGGCGCTCATTTCTGTTACTGCAGATGCTGCCTGTTGGATCTCATCATTCTGGCGCTGCAGGTTGCGCGACGAGTCCTCCGCAACTGAACTCAGCTCTTCACCCGCCGATGCCAGTTGTACCGATGCATTGCCAATCTGGCTGATAGCACTGCGCAGGTTATCTTGCATACGCGCCAGCGCTGCCAGCAGCTGCGCTGGCTCATCGCTACCCTCAACATGGATGGACTGGGTAAGATTACCACTGGCAATGGTCTCGGTTGATTTCACGGCTTGTTGTAACGGGCTCACGATACTGCGCGAGAGCACTAGGGCGAGCATAGCCGTAATAATTAATGCCAAGACTATGCTGGCAATCACCCAGGTTTTACTACTGCTATAAGTTTTTTGGGATTGCTCTGCCGCTGCCGCTGCACCGTCTCGATTGATTTTGCCCAACTCCAGTAGCATCTGGGTCATTTGGTCGGCAAGCGGGTTTTGCTCTGTTTCGATAATCAATAACGCCGCCTGTTGGTCGCCCTGTTTCATTGCTGCTAGTACCTTTT belongs to Cellvibrio sp. pealriver and includes:
- a CDS encoding methyl-accepting chemotaxis protein: MRNINIGSRLTLGFGALALILLLQGLFGLNNMANMQEKADEVKSIWVPALSAVGELNLALMRYRVNAVRAVIDVDPAGIAQAESNLRARAQDVEVAQANFEKLITEPEERRIFSELRDVKSRYMQGTEKVLAAMKQGDQQAALLIIETEQNPLADQMTQMLLELGKINRDGAAAAAEQSQKTYSSSKTWVIASIVLALIITAMLALVLSRSIVSPLQQAVKSTETIASGNLTQSIHVEGSDEPAQLLAALARMQDNLRSAISQIGNASVQLASAGEELSSVAEDSSRNLQRQNDEIQQAASAVTEMSAAVDEVARNAVSTAEASNESSRLAYEGRDKVGHTVSALKSMTEEFTRTSALISGLADQSQDIGKVLDVIRAIAEQTNLLALNAAIEAARAGEAGRGFAVVADEVRALAHRTQVSTQEIEQMISKVQGGTAAAVDSMRGSVQHAGQTLGVAEQAGEALEQIYQKAGQISERNLLIASASEEQAAVAREVDRNIVNISDLSTQSAAGANQTSAATYELARLATELNSLVTRFVI
- a CDS encoding cation:proton antiporter, coding for MTTTEIFLIAMVIIFTIPYLIWRLGRTDYWAPLVVVQIIMGIVLGPGVLGNAFPEYYTFVFNPDVIKSLNGIAWWAVMIFVWIAGIELDLKKAWEYKRESGITAGLALGTPLLFGCGAAVVLMGFSDGWMGPKGMTWQFILGVGMACAVTALPILILLMEKLEILRQPIGQRILRYASLDDIAIWGVLALILLDWERVGRQGMFLVGFAIAAYLFRKLMLAIQEKDRWYSGFIWLAVIGLAADWAGLHFMVGAFLAGAVMDADWFNQEDMDKLRHFVLMIIMPVFFLSTGLRTNWEVGGATVFIAAAILLVASVSGKLVGVHAAGKILKWQKGEASIIGWLLQTKALIMIIFANVLLDKQIITSETFTALLIMAVASTMLTVPVVSPKLAKIRELIFRSK